In Mycolicibacterium lutetiense, the sequence TTTGAGTCCGGCTGGCAGCGGGAGAGGTTGATGATGAGGCGTGCGTTGAGTCTGATGCGGGCGATGCTGCTGGCGCTTCTGGCTCCGGTGCTCGGTGCCGGACTGTGGACCATGTCCGCGACGACGGCCGCGCCGGCCCGGGCCGATGGTGTCGAGTACCTGATGGTTCCGTCGGCGGCGATGGGTCGCGACATACCGGTGGCATTCCAGGGCGGTGGCCCGCACGCGGTCTTCCTGCTCGACGCGTTCAACGCGGCTCCGGACGTCAGCAACTGGGTCAACGCCGGTCATGCGATGTCGACGCTGGCCGGCCGAGGTATCTCGGTGGCGGCGCCGGCCGGCGGCGCGTTCAGCCTGTACACCAACTGGGAGCAGGACGGCAGTAAGCAGTGGGAGACCTTCCTGTCTGCCGAGTTGCCGGACTGGCTGGCCGCCAACAAGGGCCTGGCCCCGGGCGGGCACGGAGTTGTGGGCGCCTCGCAGGGCGGTACTGCCGCGCTGACGCTGGCCGCGTTCCACCCGGACCGCTTCCGCTTCGCCGGATCGTTGTCGGGCTTCCTGACCCCGTCGGCCACCACCCTCAACGGTGCGATCACCGCCGGCATGGCGCAGTTCGGCGGGGTGGACAGCTACGGGATGTGGGGTGCCCCACAGCTGGGCCGCTGGAAGTGGCATGACCCCGACGTGCACGTGCAGTTGCTGGCGGACTCGAACACCCGACTCTGGGTGTACAGCCCCGCCACCCTGACGTGCAGCGATCCGGCCGCCATGATCGGTGTCTGCGATCTGGCGCAGGGCAGCAACCGTTCCTTCTACCAGCATTACCGCTCCGTCGGCGGCGGCAACGGGCACTTTGACATTCCGGCCGGCGGCCAGCATGACTGGGGTAGCTGGGCCCCGCAGCTGGCATATATGTCGGGCGAACTGGTCGCGACCATCAAGTAGTCGTTCGGGCGGCCCGCCGTTGTGACCAGAATCAGCTGCGCCTGGACACTTTTCACCAGCCGGTACGGTGGAGGCGTGCAGCACACGGTACGGTCGGCCACCCTGGTGGTAGCGGTGTCCGCTGCGTCGTTGCTGACCGCGTGCGATGCGGGCGGTGACATCATGGCGCCGCTGGCACAGACCGCGTCGCAGGTGAACGGGGTTCAGCCGCAGGCGGCGTCCGCGCCGCCCGAGGAGGGTCTTCCCGGTGAGCTGGCCGTCACGTCGCAGCAGCGCACTTATCTCGATGAGCTCAAGGGGACCGGGATCA encodes:
- a CDS encoding alpha/beta hydrolase-fold protein is translated as MRRALSLMRAMLLALLAPVLGAGLWTMSATTAAPARADGVEYLMVPSAAMGRDIPVAFQGGGPHAVFLLDAFNAAPDVSNWVNAGHAMSTLAGRGISVAAPAGGAFSLYTNWEQDGSKQWETFLSAELPDWLAANKGLAPGGHGVVGASQGGTAALTLAAFHPDRFRFAGSLSGFLTPSATTLNGAITAGMAQFGGVDSYGMWGAPQLGRWKWHDPDVHVQLLADSNTRLWVYSPATLTCSDPAAMIGVCDLAQGSNRSFYQHYRSVGGGNGHFDIPAGGQHDWGSWAPQLAYMSGELVATIK